A window of the Butyricimonas virosa genome harbors these coding sequences:
- a CDS encoding UvrD-helicase domain-containing protein — protein MLRVYRASAGAGKTFALTMEYFKIVFNVSSEYKNVLAVTFTNKATEEMKFRIVRELNKLAEGQKSDYREELKRTLKLTDEQVRERAGVLRTLILHDYGRLSVTTIDRFFQRVIKAFTRELGIFPGYNVELDSDYVLQRAVDQVMQRMNKDKELRAWITELMSDSVEDAKSWSVKSKIAELGKELFGESYMLFNKEVRDKFNDRGFLKSYKMFLQGVISRFEDRMEMFGLSACRYIEENGLHAEDFKGGKRSFINYFYKLRDKSLDKIPDSVRKAIDNLDEWVTKKHDSSIRMLIEHIYPELNTNLRESVEYYDENLRDYVSAVLLSKNLYQLGILNDLYGEVRDYCDEKGLMLLSDTTRLLNMLIAGNDTSFLFEKTGNFYKHIMIDEFQDTSTMQWGNFLPLVVNTLSEGGRAMIVGDVKQSIYRWRNGDWRLLAEGVEHDLATFGTDNVILEHNWRSYKEVVEFNNRFFILAARQLKELYDSECGEENVYSRSITEAYSRPEQLVSRSGSGYVEIRFCGEKQEEGSDEEIMDSVVDVVNDTMYRGGELKDCVILVRNGKEGAFVADYLIEYNKRENIPFPIPFISNDSLYVSSSPYVELIINVLRYMVEPYDAVNRTVLLYNYRTFVRGENTLREDVLFKAGSTDESFLDTIDLPFLREPEKLTFSSLFEITETIIEAFGLRARTEELPYLIAFQDILFDYEKNNTNSIPIFLEWWEKEKDKKVLSTSEEVDAVRILTIHKSKGLEFKTVIIPFCAWDLDDTRHGRRIWCQNREEGFRDLEYAPLNYSSKLADSHFREDYLSEHVKAYVDNLNLLYVAFTRAERELYVLPYAPKITKEGKPSDIGAFLFQVLETSGMPEWNSENSCLIIGEKQLITGKEKIEDDNTLSLAEYPIYELNERVSVRYKYEDYTDPETTEISAVDEGKMLHEIFRRIETVDDIDRAVNDMYYSGLLTLVERENYREQVVSYLNDPVYSAWFDGRYKVINERDILFCNSGKARPDRVMVDGKKAIVVDYKFGLKEEKSYIRQVGFYCKTLRQMGYTDVAGYIWYVPLRKVVSV, from the coding sequence ATGTTGCGTGTATATCGGGCTTCTGCCGGTGCGGGGAAGACGTTTGCTTTAACGATGGAATATTTCAAGATCGTTTTCAATGTTTCTTCTGAGTATAAAAATGTGCTTGCCGTGACCTTTACGAATAAGGCCACGGAAGAGATGAAATTCCGTATCGTGCGGGAATTGAACAAGCTGGCGGAAGGCCAGAAGAGCGATTACCGGGAGGAACTTAAACGAACGCTGAAATTGACAGACGAGCAGGTGAGGGAACGGGCCGGAGTGTTGCGTACTTTGATTCTGCACGATTACGGGCGGTTATCCGTGACGACGATAGATCGTTTTTTTCAACGGGTAATCAAAGCGTTTACCCGTGAACTGGGGATATTTCCCGGTTATAATGTCGAGTTGGATAGTGACTACGTGTTACAGCGAGCCGTGGACCAGGTGATGCAACGCATGAATAAGGATAAGGAATTAAGGGCGTGGATTACCGAGTTGATGAGTGACAGCGTGGAGGATGCCAAATCGTGGAGCGTGAAGAGTAAGATCGCAGAGTTGGGGAAGGAATTGTTTGGTGAGAGTTATATGCTTTTCAACAAGGAGGTGAGGGATAAGTTTAACGATCGAGGATTCCTGAAAAGTTATAAGATGTTCTTGCAAGGTGTGATCTCCCGTTTCGAGGATCGCATGGAGATGTTCGGGCTGTCTGCTTGCCGGTATATCGAGGAGAATGGATTGCATGCGGAAGATTTTAAAGGAGGGAAACGAAGTTTTATAAATTATTTTTACAAACTGCGGGATAAAAGTCTGGATAAGATTCCCGATTCTGTTCGGAAAGCAATAGATAACCTGGATGAATGGGTGACGAAAAAGCATGATTCGTCGATCCGGATGTTGATTGAGCATATCTACCCGGAACTGAACACGAACTTGCGGGAAAGTGTTGAGTATTATGACGAGAATCTTCGGGATTACGTGTCTGCAGTTTTGCTCTCGAAGAATCTTTACCAATTGGGAATTTTGAATGACTTGTACGGGGAGGTGAGAGATTATTGTGATGAAAAAGGACTCATGTTACTGAGTGACACCACCCGTTTACTTAATATGTTGATTGCCGGGAATGATACTTCTTTCTTGTTCGAGAAAACAGGGAATTTCTACAAGCATATCATGATTGACGAGTTTCAAGACACCTCGACCATGCAATGGGGAAATTTTCTGCCGCTTGTTGTAAACACGCTTTCCGAGGGAGGAAGAGCTATGATCGTGGGGGACGTGAAACAAAGCATCTATCGATGGCGTAACGGGGACTGGCGTTTGTTGGCAGAAGGGGTAGAGCATGATTTGGCTACTTTCGGCACGGATAACGTGATTCTAGAGCATAATTGGCGGAGTTACAAGGAGGTGGTGGAATTCAATAACCGGTTCTTTATCTTGGCTGCACGGCAATTGAAGGAGTTGTATGATAGTGAATGTGGGGAAGAGAATGTTTATTCTCGTTCAATCACGGAAGCCTATTCCCGGCCGGAGCAACTTGTAAGTCGTTCGGGAAGTGGGTACGTGGAGATTCGTTTTTGTGGGGAAAAACAAGAAGAGGGGAGTGATGAGGAGATCATGGACTCTGTCGTGGATGTAGTCAATGACACGATGTACCGGGGTGGAGAGCTGAAAGACTGCGTGATTCTTGTGCGTAACGGTAAGGAAGGCGCTTTCGTTGCCGATTACTTGATAGAATATAACAAGCGGGAGAATATTCCTTTTCCGATACCTTTTATATCTAATGATTCGCTATATGTTTCCTCGTCGCCTTACGTGGAATTAATTATTAACGTGCTACGTTATATGGTGGAACCGTATGATGCGGTGAATCGAACGGTGTTGCTTTATAATTACCGAACTTTTGTCCGGGGTGAAAATACTTTACGGGAAGATGTTCTTTTCAAAGCCGGTAGTACGGACGAGAGTTTTCTTGACACGATCGACTTGCCGTTTTTACGGGAGCCGGAGAAACTGACATTTAGTTCCTTGTTCGAGATCACGGAGACGATTATAGAGGCTTTTGGTTTGCGGGCCAGGACGGAAGAATTGCCTTACTTGATCGCTTTCCAAGATATTCTTTTTGATTACGAGAAAAATAACACGAATAGTATTCCTATTTTCCTTGAGTGGTGGGAGAAGGAAAAGGATAAAAAAGTGTTATCCACCTCGGAAGAAGTGGATGCCGTGCGAATTCTCACGATACATAAATCCAAAGGGTTGGAATTTAAAACGGTTATTATTCCTTTCTGTGCCTGGGATCTTGATGATACCCGTCACGGGCGCCGGATATGGTGCCAGAACCGGGAGGAGGGTTTTAGGGATTTGGAGTATGCACCATTGAACTATTCCTCTAAACTGGCAGATAGTCATTTCCGGGAGGATTACCTCAGTGAACACGTGAAGGCTTATGTTGACAACTTGAATCTGCTTTACGTGGCATTCACGCGGGCGGAACGGGAGTTGTATGTTCTGCCTTACGCGCCCAAGATAACGAAAGAAGGGAAACCGTCAGATATTGGTGCTTTTCTCTTTCAAGTTTTGGAGACAAGCGGGATGCCGGAATGGAATTCCGAGAATTCGTGCTTGATCATCGGGGAGAAACAGTTGATAACCGGTAAGGAAAAAATAGAAGACGATAATACATTAAGTCTGGCGGAATATCCGATTTATGAATTGAACGAGCGGGTGAGTGTTCGGTATAAATATGAAGATTACACGGATCCGGAGACAACAGAGATTTCTGCCGTTGACGAGGGGAAGATGTTGCATGAGATATTCCGTCGTATCGAGACGGTGGATGATATCGATCGGGCGGTAAATGATATGTATTATTCCGGTTTACTTACTTTGGTGGAAAGGGAAAA